One genomic region from Pyxicephalus adspersus chromosome 1, UCB_Pads_2.0, whole genome shotgun sequence encodes:
- the LOC140326726 gene encoding keratin, type II cytoskeletal 7-like, producing MSFQKSFSTRSAIPQGGVSNIRISQTRTSSGAGFGARPGNWSSSSLSNVGSVRKSVSYGVSSARSGIGGGSLYGVGGGAGFGGGYGGGAGFGAGFGAGQVAGPGIHEVTINHSLLAPLNLEIDPNIQVVRKEEKEQIKTLNNKFASFIDKVRFLEQQNKVLETKWELLQNQKSSKASNIGPLFEAYISNLRRQLDSLLNDKGRLDGELRNMQDMVEDFKNKYEDEINKRTSAENEFVVLKKDVDAAYMNKVELEAKVDALTDEINFLRALYEAELRELQAQISDTSVVLSMDNNRALDLDGIIAEVKSQYEEIAAKSRAEAESTYQSKYQELQATAGRHGDDLRNTKTEISELNRAIQRLQAEIESMKAQRAKLEAQIAEAEERGELALKDAREKLSELEAALQKAKQDMARQLREYQELMNVKLALDIEIATYRKLLEGEESRLSGEGVGAVSVSVVNTSSSIGGGYGGSTYAAAPSFGVGSGYGGSSLKYSSGGSGSSSGVKSYSVTTSSSRSSLKY from the exons ATGTCTTTCCAAAAGAGCTTCAGCACTCGCTCTGCTATCCCCCAGGGAGGTGTTAGCAACATCAGAATTAGCCAGACACGCACCTCCAGTGGTGCAGGCTTCGGCGCAAGACCAGGGAACTGGAGCAGCTCTAGCTTGTCTAATGTGGGCTCAGTGAGAAAGAGTGTTTCCTACGGTGTGTCCAGTGCCAGGTCTGGCATTGGTGGCGGTTCTCTTTATGGTGTTGGAGGTGGTGCTGGATTTGGCGGTGGCTATGGCGGTGGCGCTGGCTTTGGCGCTGGCTTTGGCGCTGGCCAAGTAGCTGGACCTGGAATCCATGAAGTAACCATCAACCACAGCCTGCTGGCACCCCTTAACCTGGAGATTGACCCAAACATCCAGGTTGTCAGGAAGGAGGAGAAGGAACAGATCAAGACCCTGAACAACAAGTTTGCTTCTTTCATTGACAAG GTGAGATTCCTGGAACAGCAAAACAAAGTTCTGGAGACAAAATGGGAACTTCTACAGAACCAGAAGTCTTCCAAGGCCAGCAACATTGGCCCCCTGTTCGAGGCTTATATTTCCAACCTGAGGAGGCAGCTGGATAGCCTGCTCAATGACAAAGGCAGACTGGATGGAGAACTTAGGAACATGCAGGATATGGTTGAGGATTTCAAGAACAA GTATGAGGATGAAATCAACAAGCGCACTTCAGCTGAGAATGAATTTGTCGTGCTGAAGAAG GATGTGGATGCTGCTTACATGAACAAGGTAGAATTGGAAGCCAAGGTTGATGCTCTGACTGATGAAATCAACTTCCTGAGGGCCCTGTATGAAGCT gAACTTCGTGAGCTGCAGGCTCAGATCTCAGACACCTCTGTCGTCCTGTCTATGGACAACAACAGAGCTTTGGATCTGGACGGTATCATCGCTGAAGTCAAGTCTCAGTATGAAGAAATTGCTGCCAAGAGCCGCGCTGAGGCTGAGTCTACATACCAGAGCAAA TACCAGGAGCTTCAGGCCACAGCTGGCCGCCATGGTGATGATCTGCGCAACACCAAGACTGAGATCTCCGAGCTGAACCGCGCCATCCAGAGGCTGCAGGCCGAGATTGAGAGCATGAAGGCACAG CGTGCTAAGCTGGAGGCACAGATTGCAGAGGCTGAGGAACGTGGTGAACTGGCACTGAAGGATGCCCGTGAGAAACTGTCTGAGCTGGAGGCTGCCCTCCAGAAGGCCAAGCAAGACATGGCTCGCCAACTGAGAGAATACCAGGAACTGATGAATGTCAAACTGGCTCTGGATATTGAGATTGCCACCTACAGGAAACTCCTGGAAGGAGAAGAGAGCAG aCTGTCTGGTGAAGGTGTTGGAGCTGTCAGTGTGT CTGTTGTGAACACTAGTTCTTCCATTGGTGGTGGCTATGGAGGATCTACCTATGCAGCTGCACCAAGCTTCGGTGTTGGATCTGGGTATGGCGGCAGCTCCCTGAAGTACAGCAGCGGCGGCAGCGGCTCATCCAGTGGCGTGAAGTCCTACTCCGTGACCACATCTTCCAGCAGAAGCAGCCTGAAATACTAA